Proteins encoded in a region of the Podarcis muralis chromosome 2, rPodMur119.hap1.1, whole genome shotgun sequence genome:
- the ARSI gene encoding arylsulfatase I encodes MAVYALTGFSLVSLLSFGYLSWDWMKPGLVGEVPGDPMGKPLPASAAAAAASTALARPPHLIFILTDDQGFHDVGYHGSDIQTPTLDRLAAEGVKLENYYIQPICTPSRSQLITGRYQIHTGLQHSIIRPRQPNCLPLNQVTLPQKLQEAGYSTHMVGKWHLGFYRKECLPTRRGFDTFLGSLTGNVDYYTYDNCDGPGVCGYDLHDGENVAWEQSGKYSTFLYAQRVNKILATHNPKEPIFIYVAFQAVHTPLQSPKEYIYRYRSMGNVARRKYAAMVTCMDEAVKNITWALKKYGYYENSVVVFSTDNGGQTFSGGSNWPLRGRKGTYWEGGVRGIGFVHSPLIKRKRRTSRALIHITDWYPTLVTLAGGNLSEADSLDGYNVWPAISEGKESPRTEILHNIDPLYNHAKYGSLERGFGIWNTAVQASVRVGDWKLLTGDPGYSDWIPPQTLTNFPGSWWNLERLTDGLRKSVWLFNITADPYERYDLSDQRPDVVRALLIRLVRYNQTAIPVRYPAENPRAHPDFNGGAWGPWATEEEDVWEGGHGKLKNKNRKKKCKICKLRSFFRKLNTRLMSNRI; translated from the exons ATGGCTGTGTATGCCCTCACCGGCTTCTCCCTCGTCAGCCTGCTGAGTTTCGGCTACCTCTCCTGGGACTGGATGAAGCCCGGCTTGGTGGGCGAAGTGCCCGGGGACCCGATGGGCAAGCCTCTCCCGGCgtcggcggctgctgctgctgcttctaccgCTCTGGCCAGGCCGCCCCACCTTATCTTCATCCTGACGGACGACCAAGGCTTCCATGACGTGGGCTACCACGGCTCCGATATCCAGACCCCGACGCTGGACAGGCTGGCGGCCGAAGGGGTGAAGCTGGAGAACTATTACATCCAACCCATCTGCACCCCTTCCAGGAGCCAGCTCATCACGGGCAG GTACCAAATCCACACTGGCCTTCAGCACTCCATCATCCGTCCCCGGCAACCCAACTGCTTGCCCTTGAACCAGGTCACTCTTCCCCAGAAGCTGCAGGAAGCTGGCTATTCCACGCACATGGTGGGCAAGTGGCACTTGGGCTTCTACAGGAAAGAGTGCCTGCCCACTCGCCGGGGCTTTGACACTTTCCTTGGCTCGCTGACCGGGAATGTGGATTACTACACCTATGACAACTGTGACGGGCCGGGCGTTTGCGGCTACGACCTTCACGATGGCGAGAACGTGGCCTGGGAACAAAGTGGCAAATATTCCACTTTCCTCTATGCCCAGCGAGTCAACAAAATCCTGGCCACCCACAACCCCAAGGAGCCCATCTTTATCTACGTAGCCTTCCAAGCTGTGCACACACCACTGCAGTCCCCGAAGGAGTACATCTACCGCTACCGCTCCATGGGCAACGTTGCGAGGCGTAAATACGCTGCCATGGTCACGTGCATGGACGAAGCGGTGAAGAACATCACCTGGGCCCTCAAGAAGTACGGCTACTATGAAAACAGTGTGGTCGTGTTCTCCACTGACAATGGTGGGCAGACCTTCTCCGGGGGAAGCAACTGGCCTCTGCGAGGCCGCAAAGGGACTTACTGGGAAGGAGGAGTTCGTGGAATTGGCTTTGTGCACAGCCCACTGATTAAACGCAAGCGGAGAACCAGCAGGGCCCTGATTCACATCACGGACTGGTACCCAACTTTGGTGACCTTGGCCGGGGGCAACTTGTCCGAGGCAGACAGCTTGGACGGCTATAACGTGTGGCCAGCGATCAGCGAGGGCAAAGAGTCTCCCCGCACGGAAATCCTGCATAACATCGACCCTCTTTATAACCATGCTAAATATGGCTCTTTGGAGAGAGGCTTTGGCATATGGAATACGGCAGTGCAGGCCTCGGTGCGGGTAGGAGACTGGAAGCTTCTTACCGGAGACCCCGGTTACAGTGACTGGATCCCGCCACAGACTCTGACCAACTTCCCAGGGAGCTGGTGGAACCTGGAGCGCCTGACGGACGGCCTACGCAAATCTGTCTGGCTCTTCAACATCACCGCTGACCCGTACGAGCGCTATGATCTGTCGGACCAGCGGCCCGACGTGGTGAGGGCTCTCCTCATTAGACTCGTCCGCTACAACCAGACGGCCATTCCGGTCAGATACCCGGCAGAAAACCCTCGTGCCCATCCGGACTTCAACGGTGGCGCCTGGGGTCCTTGGGCAACGGAAGAGGAGGACGTGTGGGAGGGAGGACAtggaaaactgaaaaataaaaaccGGAAGAAGAAGTGCAAGATCTGCAAGCTGCGCTCCTTCTTCCGGAAGCTGAACACCAGGCTGATGTCCAACCGTATCTGA